A single genomic interval of Terriglobus albidus harbors:
- a CDS encoding DsbA family protein yields MNKKILGFVLAAALTGGAAMAQTAGAPPAAQADPLPQPNPKFFTAETPTVATVNAFLKAQWGYDANRIWRVMAIQKTMAPGISRIVVFIAQKGQTNQQPQSLQFLTTPDGKFALAGDQVMPFGEKPFAALRSTLQQRADGPAKGAAGKDLLLVEFADMQCPHCKESEKIFDQLVTDFPNARVVFQNYPLTEIHPYAYKAASYGVCVAQKSNDAFFTFLHEVFAKQEALTPEAGDQTLAAAATAAGQDPAAITACASTPATKAKVDAQIKLAEDSGVDQTPMISVNGHLIPLGNVPYEVLKQIVAFQAVQDGVPAGTPSK; encoded by the coding sequence TTGAATAAGAAAATACTTGGTTTCGTTCTCGCGGCGGCGCTTACTGGCGGCGCAGCCATGGCGCAGACTGCGGGCGCCCCTCCCGCGGCACAGGCTGATCCGTTGCCGCAGCCCAATCCGAAGTTCTTTACCGCTGAGACGCCAACGGTTGCGACTGTGAATGCGTTTTTGAAGGCGCAGTGGGGTTATGACGCAAATCGTATCTGGCGTGTCATGGCAATCCAGAAGACCATGGCGCCAGGGATAAGCCGCATTGTGGTCTTCATCGCGCAAAAGGGGCAGACAAACCAGCAGCCGCAGTCTTTGCAGTTCCTGACCACACCTGATGGTAAGTTCGCGCTGGCTGGTGACCAGGTGATGCCATTCGGAGAAAAGCCGTTCGCGGCGCTGCGGTCAACGCTGCAGCAAAGGGCCGACGGTCCTGCCAAGGGTGCAGCGGGGAAGGATCTTCTGCTGGTCGAGTTCGCCGACATGCAATGCCCGCACTGCAAGGAGTCCGAGAAGATCTTCGATCAACTGGTGACGGACTTCCCGAATGCGCGTGTTGTGTTTCAGAACTATCCTCTGACAGAGATTCATCCGTACGCCTATAAAGCAGCTTCTTACGGAGTTTGCGTAGCCCAGAAGAGCAACGATGCTTTCTTCACCTTCCTGCATGAGGTCTTCGCAAAGCAGGAGGCGCTGACCCCTGAGGCTGGTGACCAGACTCTGGCTGCCGCGGCTACGGCCGCCGGGCAGGATCCTGCAGCGATCACTGCCTGTGCGTCAACGCCGGCGACAAAGGCGAAGGTGGATGCACAGATCAAGCTGGCGGAAGATTCCGGAGTCGACCAGACACCGATGATCTCCGTCAACGGACATCTGATTCCCCTCGGGAATGTCCCGTATGAAGTCCTGAAGCAGATCGTCGCATTCCAGGCGGTGCAGGACGGCGTTCCGGCAGGAACACCGTCCAAGTAA
- a CDS encoding molybdenum cofactor guanylyltransferase, which yields MERLAGCVLAGGRSTRMGRDKALLRINGRTLHALALDKLAVCTTLLYTSGERVDPEERRSIVLKDPYSCGPVGGIVTALEASEAEWMLFLPVDMPLVPEAWMRNLAQMTVTSNAIAIVTRTPEGPQPLVAAYRRSVLPELRCAVEVGQYKVMAALVSPVQWIEAGEEFSGQFRNLNTPEELSDLRRLGFDISWEAER from the coding sequence GTGGAACGGCTTGCAGGATGTGTGCTGGCCGGCGGCCGCAGCACGCGGATGGGGCGTGACAAGGCCTTACTTCGGATCAATGGCAGAACGCTGCATGCTCTCGCGCTGGATAAGCTGGCGGTATGTACGACCCTGCTGTACACCTCTGGGGAGCGTGTCGATCCGGAAGAACGGCGCTCTATCGTATTGAAAGATCCGTATTCGTGCGGCCCCGTGGGTGGCATCGTGACGGCTCTCGAAGCATCCGAAGCGGAGTGGATGTTATTTCTTCCAGTGGATATGCCTCTGGTCCCGGAGGCATGGATGCGTAACCTGGCTCAGATGACAGTCACGTCTAATGCAATAGCGATCGTGACCAGGACTCCGGAAGGTCCTCAGCCTCTGGTTGCAGCATATCGGCGAAGTGTGCTGCCTGAGCTGCGGTGTGCGGTTGAGGTGGGACAATATAAGGTGATGGCTGCTCTTGTCTCGCCGGTGCAGTGGATAGAAGCAGGGGAAGAATTTTCCGGACAGTTTCGCAATTTGAATACTCCTGAGGAACTTTCTGACCTTCGCCGGCTGGGCTTCGACATCTCGTGGGAGGCAGAGAGATGA
- a CDS encoding sugar transferase, with translation MAAPEYLQQAVVAGKRGRSAAHRTGRGAVLSSSAPALMWASVDCLTAVLCGVIAFRMRFQGTGIPSTILYHEMLLQAMQQQFLLYLLSFAFCVVFFSRLHGLYAPIQHHSGLHEQRVTFESVLTAGLLFCGFLYLTHGESISRVVVLLTVAFTQVALSIRRAAWRRMVYSRYREGLEVRNVLIIGTGRVAQALRNHLETLQHFGFRFKGFVSLTPQDALNSNQEVVGDLRNIVPLARSLFVDEVFFSVPAERSIVIGVVEEARSAGIDVRVVPDLYDGLAWNAPVEYIGQFPTIPLHRREFPVGAFMAKRILDLVISTLALTLLSPLMLLIAIMVRLDSKGPIFYRAERIGRKGRKFGCFKFRTMVPNADELKKKLAHMNERDGILFKIKQDPRITRVGRILRKYSLDELPQLWNVLRGDMSLVGPRPPLAAEVERYDISHLRRLDVLPGITGLWQVEARQDPSFDNYISLDTAYVENWTFGLDLKILIRTISVVFTGTGT, from the coding sequence ATGGCAGCACCTGAATATCTGCAACAGGCGGTAGTAGCTGGCAAGCGCGGGCGTTCTGCTGCGCACCGAACCGGCCGGGGCGCTGTGCTGAGTAGTTCCGCGCCTGCGCTGATGTGGGCATCTGTTGATTGTTTGACCGCTGTTTTGTGCGGCGTGATCGCATTCCGAATGCGATTCCAGGGAACTGGCATTCCCAGCACCATTCTCTATCACGAGATGTTGCTCCAGGCGATGCAGCAGCAGTTTCTCTTGTACCTGCTCTCATTCGCATTTTGCGTGGTCTTCTTTTCGCGGCTTCATGGGCTGTACGCCCCGATCCAGCATCATAGCGGGCTGCATGAACAGCGAGTGACATTCGAGTCTGTGCTGACAGCCGGGCTTCTGTTTTGCGGATTCCTGTATCTCACGCACGGCGAGAGCATCTCGCGGGTTGTGGTGCTGCTGACGGTAGCCTTTACCCAGGTAGCGCTCTCGATTCGTCGTGCTGCATGGCGCAGGATGGTGTACTCGCGTTATCGCGAGGGGCTTGAGGTCCGCAACGTTCTCATTATCGGAACAGGCCGTGTGGCCCAGGCACTACGTAACCATCTTGAGACGCTGCAACATTTCGGGTTCCGTTTCAAAGGCTTTGTCTCGTTGACACCGCAGGATGCGCTGAATTCGAACCAGGAGGTCGTGGGCGATCTCCGCAATATTGTTCCGCTGGCACGCAGCTTGTTTGTCGATGAGGTTTTCTTTTCGGTACCAGCAGAACGGAGTATTGTCATCGGCGTCGTAGAAGAAGCGCGATCTGCGGGCATCGATGTCCGTGTCGTGCCTGACCTGTATGACGGCCTGGCCTGGAACGCACCGGTAGAGTATATCGGTCAGTTCCCAACCATCCCCCTGCATCGTCGCGAGTTCCCGGTCGGGGCTTTTATGGCGAAGAGAATCCTGGATCTGGTTATCTCGACGCTGGCTCTTACCCTGCTGTCACCGCTAATGCTTCTGATTGCCATCATGGTCCGGCTGGATTCGAAGGGGCCCATCTTCTATCGCGCGGAACGTATTGGTCGCAAGGGGCGTAAGTTTGGGTGCTTCAAGTTCCGCACGATGGTGCCGAATGCCGACGAGCTGAAGAAGAAGCTGGCTCATATGAATGAGCGTGATGGCATTCTCTTCAAGATCAAGCAGGATCCCCGCATCACGCGTGTGGGCCGCATCCTACGGAAGTACTCCCTGGATGAGCTGCCGCAGTTGTGGAACGTACTTCGCGGCGATATGAGCCTGGTTGGCCCGCGGCCACCGCTCGCTGCTGAGGTCGAGCGTTACGATATCTCGCATCTCCGCCGTCTTGATGTACTGCCGGGAATTACGGGGCTTTGGCAGGTGGAAGCGCGTCAGGATCCATCGTTCGACAACTACATCTCCCTCGATACGGCATACGTGGAGAATTGGACCTTTGGTCTGGATCTCAAGATTCTGATCCGCACCATCAGCGTGGTCTTCACCGGTACCGGTACCTAA
- a CDS encoding TetR/AcrR family transcriptional regulator, with translation MARTRSQVAHQKVIEAAISLFAERGLDATSMDTIAEVSGVSKATIYKHWPNKDALCLEALSYLVGSDIRVPVPDTGDLRADLIARLSYQAAPDRAFLRERIMPHVLAYASRNLEFGKAWRARAMSPVITALKEWIQREQQRGTLVQTIDVESAISLLMGPLLYRNIFHKREAGAQVQFAPHLERHIAEAFLALYAVPRRQGVSL, from the coding sequence GTGGCCCGCACGCGAAGTCAAGTAGCTCACCAAAAGGTCATCGAGGCCGCAATCTCGCTCTTTGCTGAGCGCGGCCTCGATGCCACCAGCATGGACACCATCGCCGAGGTCTCAGGCGTCAGCAAAGCAACCATCTACAAGCACTGGCCGAATAAAGATGCTCTGTGCCTGGAAGCCCTAAGTTATCTCGTCGGGAGCGATATCAGGGTTCCTGTACCAGATACCGGCGATCTGCGCGCTGACCTCATTGCACGCCTGAGCTATCAAGCCGCTCCGGACCGCGCCTTTCTACGCGAGCGCATTATGCCCCATGTGCTTGCTTATGCTTCCAGGAACCTGGAATTCGGCAAGGCATGGCGGGCGCGTGCCATGTCGCCTGTCATCACGGCGCTGAAGGAATGGATACAACGCGAACAGCAACGCGGAACACTGGTCCAGACGATTGATGTAGAGTCGGCGATTTCTCTGCTTATGGGGCCACTGCTCTATCGCAATATCTTCCACAAGCGCGAAGCCGGCGCCCAGGTTCAATTTGCACCTCACCTGGAGCGGCATATCGCTGAGGCGTTTCTCGCCCTGTATGCAGTCCCAAGACGTCAGGGTGTGTCACTCTAG
- a CDS encoding ABC transporter ATP-binding protein — protein MMREREPDVPEQIPGEDSPLTADVSPEVADVVEEFMTEAAEQNEAAKESAVVPGKPLPYISFEKVSKSFGDAHVLQQVSFCVLPGETLCILGRSGVGKSVSLQILMGFLKADSGKVRVAGEDICGFTEREMQGIRRKVTMVFQNGALFDSITVGENVAFPLRERGDLGEEQISQVVKGLLEMVGVAGMEDLLPSDLSTGMKRSVAIARALASQPEAILYDEPTTMVDPLMGQLLGNLIERLKRQLHLTSIVVTHDMRFAKKLADRVVFLHEGKAQFFGTIEEMERTNDPVLREFLALDELVLPV, from the coding sequence ATGATGCGTGAAAGGGAACCGGACGTACCTGAGCAGATTCCTGGAGAAGACTCGCCTTTGACGGCGGATGTCTCCCCGGAAGTGGCCGATGTCGTGGAAGAGTTCATGACGGAAGCTGCTGAGCAGAACGAGGCGGCGAAGGAATCGGCTGTTGTTCCGGGCAAGCCCTTGCCCTATATCTCATTTGAGAAGGTCTCAAAGTCGTTTGGAGATGCTCATGTTCTGCAGCAAGTCAGCTTCTGCGTACTGCCAGGCGAGACCCTTTGTATTCTTGGCCGAAGCGGCGTCGGAAAGTCGGTTTCCCTGCAGATTTTGATGGGATTTCTGAAGGCTGACTCCGGCAAGGTACGCGTGGCCGGGGAGGACATCTGCGGGTTCACAGAGCGTGAGATGCAGGGGATCCGGCGTAAGGTCACGATGGTCTTTCAGAATGGAGCTCTGTTCGATTCGATTACCGTGGGCGAGAATGTTGCCTTTCCATTGCGTGAGCGAGGTGATCTTGGCGAGGAGCAGATCAGCCAAGTGGTCAAAGGATTGCTTGAGATGGTTGGAGTAGCAGGGATGGAAGACCTTCTTCCATCGGACCTGTCTACCGGGATGAAGCGGTCCGTGGCGATTGCCCGGGCATTGGCATCGCAGCCGGAGGCAATTTTGTATGATGAGCCCACAACCATGGTGGACCCATTGATGGGACAACTGTTGGGCAACCTGATCGAACGCCTAAAGCGTCAACTTCACCTAACCAGTATCGTTGTGACACATGACATGAGGTTTGCCAAAAAACTGGCAGATCGCGTGGTATTCCTTCACGAAGGAAAAGCGCAGTTCTTTGGAACGATTGAGGAGATGGAGCGAACCAACGATCCAGTCCTGCGGGAGTTCCTGGCGCTCGACGAACTAGTTTTACCCGTGTAA
- a CDS encoding NAD+ synthase: MKIALAQINPTIGDFSGNLKKILDFTRRAVDAGADLTVFPELAVCGYLPADFLEKDVFIARASETLAKIAEQTAYTSVLCGAVLPSGVITGKHVRNVAALLTEGRVSFLQQKMLLPFYDVFDEQRYFEPAQQQTIVTLKGQPIAITVCEDAWNDKLYWPRRFYPVDPVGELMKKWPQQSDAPRIILNISASPYWKEKRQVRSEMLAALACRHHAVVAMCNQVGGNDSLLFDGTSIAFDPEGCVIAQAKSFEEDLVLFDTADRSTPCVPVAQDDEVAGAWQALVMGTRDYVRKCGFSKVLVGLSGGIDSALVAAIATEAFGADNVIGIGMPSEFSSSHSVEDARALAQNLGIRFELLAIREIYDQFTKVLHPLFQGTSFGLAEENIQPRIRGTLLMALSNKFGALVLTTGNKSEMAVGYCTLYGDMVGGLAVIGDVAKTSVYELSRYVNREREIIPVATIEKPPSAELRPGQLDTDSLPPYDILDPILEAYVERYESAEQIARTQGVDRSLVEQVLRLVERSEYKRQQAAPVLKVTRKSFGNGRRFPIAVKVQV, from the coding sequence GTGAAGATTGCTCTGGCGCAGATCAACCCTACGATCGGGGACTTCTCCGGCAACCTCAAGAAAATTCTGGACTTCACCCGGCGAGCTGTCGACGCCGGGGCTGACCTGACCGTCTTTCCGGAGCTCGCAGTCTGCGGCTACCTGCCTGCTGACTTCCTGGAAAAAGATGTCTTTATCGCTCGTGCGAGCGAAACCCTGGCAAAGATCGCGGAACAGACCGCCTATACCTCTGTACTGTGTGGCGCGGTGCTGCCGTCCGGAGTCATTACGGGCAAGCATGTGCGCAATGTTGCTGCGTTGTTAACCGAAGGACGTGTGAGCTTTCTACAGCAGAAGATGCTGCTGCCGTTCTATGACGTCTTCGATGAGCAACGCTACTTCGAGCCGGCACAGCAGCAGACCATTGTCACGTTGAAGGGCCAGCCGATCGCTATCACCGTCTGCGAGGATGCGTGGAATGACAAGCTGTACTGGCCGCGCCGGTTTTATCCGGTAGATCCGGTCGGAGAGCTGATGAAGAAATGGCCGCAGCAGAGCGATGCACCACGCATCATTCTGAACATCTCAGCATCTCCCTATTGGAAAGAGAAGCGGCAGGTGCGCAGCGAGATGCTGGCTGCACTGGCGTGCCGTCACCATGCGGTGGTTGCCATGTGCAATCAGGTCGGCGGTAATGACAGCCTTCTGTTCGACGGGACTTCGATCGCATTTGACCCTGAAGGTTGTGTGATCGCCCAGGCAAAATCGTTCGAAGAAGACCTGGTGCTCTTTGACACCGCTGATCGCAGTACTCCCTGTGTACCCGTCGCGCAGGATGATGAGGTGGCTGGAGCCTGGCAGGCACTGGTGATGGGCACACGCGACTACGTGCGCAAATGCGGATTTTCAAAGGTCCTGGTCGGCCTGAGCGGAGGGATCGATTCGGCGCTGGTTGCAGCAATCGCTACGGAGGCATTTGGAGCGGACAATGTGATCGGCATTGGCATGCCCAGCGAGTTCTCGTCATCTCATTCGGTGGAGGATGCACGAGCTCTGGCTCAGAACCTGGGGATTCGCTTCGAGCTCCTGGCCATCCGCGAGATCTACGACCAGTTCACCAAGGTGCTGCATCCGCTCTTCCAGGGAACATCGTTCGGACTTGCCGAGGAGAACATTCAGCCACGCATCCGTGGAACGCTGCTGATGGCGCTATCGAATAAGTTTGGCGCGCTGGTGCTGACAACCGGCAATAAGAGCGAGATGGCGGTCGGCTACTGCACGCTGTACGGTGATATGGTCGGCGGTCTGGCGGTGATAGGGGATGTGGCCAAGACAAGCGTCTATGAGTTGAGCCGTTACGTCAATCGCGAGCGCGAGATCATTCCTGTGGCAACGATTGAGAAACCACCGTCAGCGGAGCTGCGGCCGGGACAACTGGATACCGACTCGCTGCCGCCGTACGATATTCTCGATCCGATCCTTGAAGCCTATGTGGAGCGCTACGAAAGCGCTGAGCAGATTGCAAGGACACAGGGCGTTGACCGTTCTTTGGTGGAACAGGTCTTACGGTTAGTCGAGCGCAGTGAATACAAGCGGCAACAGGCCGCGCCGGTGCTGAAGGTGACGCGCAAATCTTTCGGCAACGGACGCAGGTTCCCCATTGCGGTAAAGGTTCAAGTTTAG
- a CDS encoding rhodanese-like domain-containing protein codes for MDWEISVSEYARLKQQPAAPVLVDVREPLEVQLASIEGAVRMPMGEVKARAHQELDPDAHIVVLCHHGARSLSVTAWLRREGFESVQSIAGGIDAWSREVDPAIPRY; via the coding sequence ATGGACTGGGAGATTTCCGTCAGCGAGTACGCCAGGTTAAAACAACAGCCGGCAGCTCCTGTTCTGGTAGACGTGCGTGAGCCGCTTGAAGTACAGCTTGCCAGCATCGAAGGTGCGGTCCGGATGCCGATGGGCGAGGTAAAGGCTCGTGCGCACCAGGAACTGGACCCGGACGCGCATATCGTGGTGCTCTGCCATCACGGAGCACGCTCGCTTTCAGTAACGGCCTGGCTTCGCCGTGAGGGATTCGAGAGCGTGCAGTCGATTGCCGGGGGAATCGACGCTTGGTCGCGCGAAGTTGATCCTGCTATCCCGCGGTATTAG
- a CDS encoding ABC transporter permease, with protein sequence MGAIYILWLRELKRYVRSRVQVAASLAQPCLYLFAFGFGFGAVFRQAGRGSYLQFMAPGVVAMTVLFSAVFSGIAMLWDRQFGFLKETLVAPVSRLQIMIGRTLGGATVAIIQGTIVLGVCLLAGFRPQSWLALPGAFLFLFLIALVFAALGTALGSAIKDMQGFQIVMNFLVMPIYFLSGALFPLDNQKIGMRIANQIDPLSYGVDGLRGTLTNVWHFAPSTNLTVLTVVAGAFLLLGAYLFSKIEA encoded by the coding sequence ATGGGAGCAATCTACATTCTCTGGCTACGCGAACTGAAGCGGTATGTCCGCTCCCGGGTACAGGTTGCCGCCTCGTTGGCGCAACCGTGTCTGTACCTGTTCGCGTTCGGCTTTGGTTTTGGCGCTGTCTTCCGGCAGGCAGGCCGCGGCAGTTATCTGCAATTTATGGCTCCGGGAGTCGTCGCTATGACGGTGCTCTTCTCTGCCGTCTTTTCAGGAATCGCTATGTTATGGGACCGACAATTCGGCTTCCTGAAAGAGACTCTCGTGGCTCCTGTTTCACGGCTACAGATCATGATCGGCCGCACGCTTGGAGGTGCGACGGTGGCTATCATTCAGGGGACAATCGTTCTTGGCGTCTGCCTGCTGGCCGGCTTCCGGCCGCAAAGCTGGCTGGCGCTGCCAGGTGCATTTCTCTTCCTCTTTCTTATCGCTCTTGTCTTTGCCGCGCTGGGCACAGCTCTCGGCTCGGCGATCAAAGACATGCAGGGATTTCAGATTGTGATGAACTTTCTGGTTATGCCTATCTACTTTTTGTCGGGAGCATTGTTTCCGCTCGACAACCAGAAGATCGGCATGCGGATCGCCAATCAGATCGATCCCCTGTCCTATGGAGTGGATGGGCTGAGAGGAACACTCACCAATGTGTGGCACTTCGCACCATCCACCAATCTCACGGTTCTGACGGTGGTCGCGGGGGCCTTCCTGTTGCTGGGCGCCTACTTGTTTTCTAAGATCGAAGCTTAA
- a CDS encoding dipeptidase, whose product MSKKALEFAAKNQGKALAELKEFLRIPSISTLPDHAEDVRKAAVFLADELKRIGLENVRLIETSGHPLVYGDWLGAPGKSTVLCYGHYDVQPPDPLDEWLSPPFEPVERNGNIYARGAVDDKGQLWMQVKALEALFQEYGGKLPVNVRVLCEGEEEVGGEGIAEYVQQHPDALKADVALVCDTEMFEPELPTLCVGLRGMIYTEIEVRGAKTDLHSGIYGGAAPNPFVALAQIIAGLKDADDHIRIPGFYDDIQPPTEDELAAWKRLPFDEEHYRQTEVGSPELIGEKGYSVIERVSARPTLDVHGMPGGFTGAGAKTVIPAKALAKVSMRLVPNMTSAGAYEKYAAYVQQIAPRGVTVETRLIHSGEPVVIGTDNPFVQKAVNAMHEIWQKDTVFVRGGGSIPIVGEFERHLKVPVILMGFGLPDDNLHAPNEKFHIANFYRGIDSIILFLESCGA is encoded by the coding sequence ATGTCGAAGAAAGCGTTAGAGTTTGCAGCGAAAAACCAGGGGAAAGCGCTAGCGGAGCTCAAGGAGTTCCTGCGCATTCCTTCCATCTCTACCTTGCCGGACCATGCCGAGGATGTACGCAAGGCTGCCGTATTTCTTGCCGATGAGTTGAAGCGGATCGGGCTGGAGAATGTGCGTCTGATTGAGACCTCGGGCCATCCGCTGGTCTACGGCGACTGGCTGGGTGCTCCAGGAAAATCCACAGTCCTGTGCTACGGGCACTATGACGTACAACCGCCAGATCCTCTGGATGAGTGGCTGTCGCCTCCCTTTGAACCGGTAGAGCGTAATGGCAACATCTATGCGCGCGGAGCCGTGGATGACAAAGGACAGCTTTGGATGCAGGTAAAGGCTCTGGAGGCTCTCTTCCAGGAGTACGGCGGCAAGCTGCCGGTGAATGTAAGGGTTCTCTGCGAAGGGGAAGAAGAGGTCGGGGGCGAGGGAATTGCCGAGTACGTACAGCAGCATCCTGACGCGTTGAAGGCGGATGTGGCGCTGGTATGCGACACCGAAATGTTCGAGCCGGAGCTGCCCACTCTCTGCGTTGGCCTGCGCGGCATGATCTATACCGAGATCGAAGTCCGTGGAGCCAAAACAGACCTGCATTCGGGAATCTATGGCGGCGCAGCGCCGAATCCGTTTGTGGCCCTGGCGCAGATCATTGCCGGCTTGAAGGATGCCGATGACCATATTCGCATTCCGGGCTTTTATGACGACATTCAGCCGCCTACAGAGGACGAGCTCGCCGCATGGAAGCGTCTTCCGTTTGACGAAGAACATTACCGTCAGACCGAGGTCGGGTCCCCGGAGTTGATCGGGGAGAAGGGGTATTCCGTCATTGAACGCGTCTCAGCCAGGCCTACGCTGGATGTGCACGGAATGCCGGGAGGATTTACGGGAGCTGGAGCGAAGACCGTGATTCCGGCCAAGGCCTTGGCCAAGGTTAGTATGCGGCTCGTACCGAATATGACCTCAGCCGGTGCGTATGAGAAGTACGCCGCTTATGTCCAGCAGATTGCGCCCAGAGGGGTCACTGTGGAGACCCGCCTGATCCACTCGGGGGAACCGGTGGTGATCGGTACGGACAATCCCTTCGTGCAGAAAGCTGTCAATGCAATGCACGAGATCTGGCAGAAGGACACTGTCTTTGTTCGCGGCGGCGGCTCGATTCCGATTGTCGGAGAGTTCGAGCGCCACCTTAAGGTGCCGGTGATTCTGATGGGCTTCGGTCTGCCGGACGACAATCTGCATGCGCCAAATGAGAAGTTTCATATCGCGAACTTCTATCGGGGAATCGATTCCATCATTTTGTTTCTGGAGAGCTGCGGGGCATAG
- a CDS encoding ABC transporter ATP-binding protein — protein MISVRNLVRRFGDFTAVKEISFDVAQGEIFAFLGPNGAGKSTTIKMLTTLLRPTSGSIQLDGMDPNVHQKEARQRFGIVFQDPSLDQEQTAWENMELHGILYHVPRKVRATRIEFLLKTFELWDRKDSLVKTFSGGMKRRLEIARGLLHTPKILFLDEPTLGLDPQSRNQLWTHVKALNETEKTTVFLTTHYMDEAEKIAHRIAIMDHGAIIAQGTSAELKQQTSMDSLEAAFLALTGSSLRDESADAKAGLRQMAQMWRR, from the coding sequence ATGATCAGTGTCCGTAACCTCGTCCGGCGATTTGGAGATTTCACCGCAGTCAAGGAGATCTCCTTCGATGTCGCTCAGGGCGAGATCTTTGCCTTCCTTGGCCCTAACGGGGCAGGTAAATCCACCACCATCAAAATGCTGACTACCCTGCTGCGGCCAACCAGCGGCTCCATTCAACTCGACGGCATGGACCCCAATGTCCATCAGAAGGAAGCTCGACAGCGTTTTGGCATCGTTTTTCAAGACCCCAGCCTCGACCAGGAGCAGACTGCCTGGGAAAACATGGAGCTCCACGGCATCCTTTACCACGTGCCTCGCAAGGTACGGGCAACACGCATTGAGTTTCTTCTGAAGACCTTTGAGCTCTGGGACCGTAAGGACTCACTGGTTAAGACCTTTTCCGGCGGCATGAAGCGGCGGCTTGAGATCGCACGCGGACTGCTGCATACGCCAAAGATCCTCTTCCTGGACGAACCCACACTCGGCCTTGACCCACAGAGCCGCAATCAGCTCTGGACTCACGTGAAGGCGTTGAACGAAACCGAAAAGACGACTGTCTTCCTGACGACACACTACATGGACGAGGCCGAAAAAATAGCCCATCGCATCGCCATCATGGATCACGGCGCCATCATCGCGCAGGGCACCTCGGCTGAGCTCAAACAGCAGACATCCATGGACTCACTTGAGGCCGCATTCCTCGCGCTGACGGGCTCGTCTCTGCGTGATGAAAGCGCCGATGCAAAAGCAGGGCTGCGCCAGATGGCGCAGATGTGGAGGCGATAG